A window of Rufibacter sp. LB8 contains these coding sequences:
- a CDS encoding alpha/beta hydrolase has translation MNYLFALLCFLSALTCLGQQPTPAADSLRRHYTQDMKAVSQVFEQQFYPNRPAIYALSEGPFLAKIDSLKQPFLSILQKYSSPFQALNAAFIPTEQRDIGYFFDAIILNYPYFHENHTHKKVRLSAATQARLDQHLKEFNNPALLTSQDFRGYVQAFLRHQSSEEVKKPIYKKSDNKRLDAYLALVPTYFTNQACRDYWQYHYLRAHLEDWGSKNIGPAIKSFVATSQNATHTRTIDSLYTESANSYQGHVIKTYKTVDGHALDLHLFLPDSTYKNAKRPVMVFFSGGSWTQGTPEWNFYNAAAYARKGWVAVAVEYRIADRHETTPFEAVKDAKSAIRWLRMHAAAYNLDPNRIVASGNSAGGHLVLGAALAENINERTDDLRISSVPNLLLVNAGVYNMQADGSTSWISKGLKDKNDVQKISPQHLLKKGLPPMLLLHGTHDQSVEYQTAKMFAQAMQQLGNDVEFHTLQGAPHAIWWDRRFSGKVATLRTEFLKKHGYE, from the coding sequence ATGAACTATCTTTTCGCGCTGTTGTGCTTTCTCTCTGCCCTCACTTGCCTGGGCCAACAACCAACTCCTGCCGCTGACTCGTTGCGCAGACACTACACCCAAGACATGAAAGCCGTGAGCCAGGTGTTTGAGCAACAGTTCTACCCCAACCGGCCGGCCATTTATGCCCTGAGCGAAGGCCCATTCCTGGCAAAGATTGATTCGTTGAAACAGCCTTTCCTATCTATCCTGCAGAAATATTCCTCGCCTTTTCAAGCGCTAAATGCTGCTTTTATCCCAACCGAGCAGCGTGATATTGGTTATTTCTTTGACGCCATTATCCTGAATTACCCGTATTTCCATGAAAACCACACCCATAAAAAAGTTCGGCTTTCAGCGGCTACGCAGGCCAGGTTAGACCAGCACTTAAAAGAGTTTAACAACCCGGCGCTGCTGACCAGCCAAGATTTCAGGGGCTACGTGCAGGCATTTCTTCGGCACCAATCTTCAGAGGAGGTGAAAAAGCCGATATACAAAAAATCAGACAACAAACGGCTAGACGCTTACCTGGCCCTGGTGCCCACGTATTTCACCAACCAAGCGTGCCGCGACTATTGGCAGTACCATTACCTGCGAGCGCATTTAGAAGATTGGGGAAGCAAAAACATTGGCCCAGCCATTAAGTCGTTTGTAGCCACCAGTCAAAATGCCACCCATACCAGAACCATTGACAGCCTGTACACAGAAAGCGCCAACTCGTACCAAGGCCATGTGATCAAAACCTACAAAACGGTAGATGGCCATGCGCTAGACCTGCACCTTTTTTTGCCGGATAGCACCTATAAAAACGCCAAAAGACCGGTAATGGTGTTCTTCAGCGGCGGAAGTTGGACCCAAGGCACACCCGAATGGAATTTCTATAACGCGGCAGCCTATGCCAGGAAAGGCTGGGTGGCTGTGGCCGTGGAATACAGAATTGCCGACCGCCATGAAACCACACCCTTTGAGGCGGTGAAAGACGCCAAAAGCGCTATCAGGTGGTTACGCATGCACGCCGCTGCCTATAACTTAGACCCCAACCGTATAGTAGCTTCGGGGAATTCAGCGGGTGGGCATTTGGTGCTTGGGGCCGCTCTGGCAGAAAACATCAATGAACGCACCGACGACCTGCGCATAAGTTCTGTGCCTAATCTGCTGTTGGTAAACGCCGGGGTGTATAATATGCAGGCAGACGGTAGCACCAGCTGGATCAGCAAAGGCCTCAAAGACAAAAACGACGTCCAGAAAATCTCCCCGCAGCATCTCTTGAAGAAAGGCCTTCCGCCCATGTTGCTGTTGCACGGCACCCATGACCAGAGCGTGGAGTACCAGACGGCCAAAATGTTTGCCCAGGCCATGCAGCAATTAGGCAATGACGTTGAGTTCCATACGCTGCAAGGCGCGCCGCACGCCATTTGGTGGGACCGCAGGTTTTCTGGGAAAGTGGCCACGCTCAGAACCGAGTTCCTCAAAAAACACGGCTACGAATAA
- a CDS encoding VOC family protein has product MDEKYVVPAQTRIGHVHLKVADLDRALAFYCDLLGFEITTLYGSQAAFISAGGYHHHIGLNTWHSKGAAPAAQNGVGLYHTAILYPTRKDLAVILNRLLAANYPLSGASDHGVSEALYLNDPDGNGVELYWDRPKEQWPSKPDGSLEMYTHALDLEDLLDELT; this is encoded by the coding sequence ATGGACGAGAAATATGTAGTGCCGGCCCAGACGCGCATTGGTCACGTACACCTGAAAGTAGCAGACCTGGACCGCGCACTGGCCTTTTACTGTGACTTACTGGGCTTTGAGATCACCACTTTGTACGGCAGCCAAGCGGCGTTTATCTCTGCGGGTGGCTACCACCATCATATTGGCCTGAACACCTGGCACAGCAAAGGCGCAGCGCCCGCCGCGCAAAACGGCGTGGGCCTGTACCACACTGCTATTCTTTACCCCACCAGAAAAGACCTGGCAGTCATTTTAAACAGACTTCTTGCCGCCAACTATCCGTTGTCAGGGGCCAGTGACCATGGCGTTTCTGAGGCGCTGTACCTCAATGACCCAGACGGCAACGGCGTGGAACTCTACTGGGACCGGCCCAAAGAACAATGGCCTTCCAAACCAGACGGTTCGCTGGAAATGTACACCCATGCCTTGGATTTGGAAGATTTGCTGGACGAGCTAACGTAA
- a CDS encoding calcium:proton antiporter encodes MAFHRVAKLLFQWTIIIPVLAWGLYFSGLIQDSSIVQIVASVLLIFSVMSAVHHSEIIAGRVGEPYGTIILALSITVIEVSIIISLMMTEGEAAASLARDTVYSATMLILNGIVGLCLLIGALKHYEQDFSKPSVTIALVSLISIIVFTLVFPTFTNSVAGSYYSMPQLVFASIACLVIYGSFLFAQTKGYRQYFLAEDNQDGEKTKPLVISNRQFYTSFLFLLICLGIVVLLAKTLSPTIESIITGYNLPKTLVGVIIAAIILLPEGIAAIIAASNNKLQTSINLSLGSALASIGLTIPAVAVVCSIYDFKLILGLDIKSIILLGLSVFTVMLSLSGGRTNAVYGVVLLVNLFAFIFLMVYP; translated from the coding sequence ATGGCATTTCATAGAGTAGCAAAGCTTTTATTTCAGTGGACCATCATTATCCCGGTGCTGGCGTGGGGTCTGTATTTTTCGGGCCTGATTCAAGACAGTTCCATTGTTCAGATAGTGGCCAGCGTGTTGCTTATTTTCAGCGTGATGTCGGCGGTGCACCATTCTGAAATTATTGCGGGCAGGGTGGGCGAACCGTACGGAACCATTATTCTGGCGCTGTCCATCACCGTGATTGAGGTCTCCATTATTATTTCTTTGATGATGACCGAAGGTGAAGCCGCTGCCTCGCTGGCCCGGGACACGGTGTATTCGGCTACCATGCTTATTCTGAACGGTATTGTGGGCCTTTGTCTCTTGATTGGTGCCTTAAAGCATTATGAACAGGATTTCTCCAAGCCGTCGGTGACTATTGCCTTGGTGTCATTGATCTCCATTATTGTGTTCACGTTGGTGTTTCCTACGTTTACCAACAGCGTGGCGGGTTCTTATTATTCCATGCCGCAGCTGGTATTTGCGTCTATTGCGTGCCTGGTGATTTACGGCAGTTTTCTCTTTGCCCAGACCAAAGGTTACCGGCAGTATTTTCTAGCCGAAGACAACCAGGACGGTGAAAAGACCAAACCTTTGGTCATTAGTAACCGCCAGTTTTACACCAGTTTTCTGTTTCTGCTCATCTGTCTGGGAATTGTAGTGCTCTTGGCCAAAACGCTATCGCCCACCATAGAAAGCATTATCACCGGCTATAACTTGCCCAAGACATTGGTAGGGGTAATCATTGCCGCCATTATTCTCCTGCCCGAAGGCATTGCCGCCATTATTGCCGCCAGCAACAACAAACTGCAGACCAGCATTAACCTGTCATTGGGGTCAGCCCTGGCCAGTATTGGCCTGACTATTCCAGCCGTAGCGGTGGTGTGCAGTATCTATGACTTCAAGCTTATTTTGGGGCTCGACATCAAATCTATCATTCTGCTGGGCTTGTCTGTGTTTACCGTCATGCTGTCTTTAAGCGGCGGCCGAACCAATGCGGTGTACGGTGTGGTGCTGCTGGTGAACCTGTTCGCGTTTATCTTCTTGATGGTGTATCCGTAA
- a CDS encoding DUF5686 and carboxypeptidase regulatory-like domain-containing protein yields the protein MLSRVPASLAFLRFSIFLFFVVGAVFSAQAGSIKGKVIDEKGEGLGFATVYLQGTNLGSTTNEQGNYQISNLDAGKYTLVFQFVGYKSQNKEIEITDSPEPLVINMQLLPDVYNLNEVRVSLSGKDPAYGIMQQAIAKRNYHLKEVEAYTAQVYIKGLQRLLNVPKRVLGVIKVPAGLKPGILYLSESVAELNFMQPNKFRERMISSKVSGNSRAFSFNKASDFSLNFYQSLIKAQGINERGFVSPLAGNAMLFYRYELMGSTQNNGQLVHRIKVTPIRKHDPVFTGYVYIVEGSWRLHSLNLFLTKNQQEFVDTLRVTQQFTPAPGNVWVLQSQKFTFDLEGYGFKGNGYFLAVYSKYKVRPAAFVPKEAAPAPATVPATPEPPLAASAPSARKPTRKELKTQKKTVAADGVPTADFFKKKEVLVIEKEANTQDTSYWNDVRPVPLTEEEVTDYQVKDSLQVIKESQPYKDSLDQENNKLGVSDLLLSGYSYRNSFARTSFTIDPITQIWQYNTVEGLVANLRIGYTKRFEDRRSYTLSPTLRYGFKSKKAYGQLSGSYNYDLVNRRSVGFDGGHFVSQFNGANPITPFINSVYTLLVEENYQKLYQRDFLRLWHNRELLNGLSATITLEYAQRSMLQNNTNFTLRDRDHKVFTPNEPVNAEIASTAFDRNQTLGMYLSFSYRPGVQYISHPDRKINLGSKWPTFTLLYQKGIPNVLGSDTDYDFLSLGMRDDLQLGLLGTSTYSVNVGKFLRNNKLYFMDFRHFEGNRTILSGDFSGFQLLDYYRYSTKQSYIEAHYSHFFNGFILNKIPLLRKLKWQEVGSLNYLHTKAAGHYLELGVGIEHVFKIFRVDFLTGFQERQKVSSGIRIGYGF from the coding sequence ATGTTGTCACGTGTACCTGCTTCCCTTGCCTTTCTTCGTTTCAGCATCTTCTTGTTTTTTGTAGTTGGGGCCGTTTTTTCGGCGCAAGCCGGAAGCATTAAAGGCAAGGTAATTGATGAAAAAGGCGAAGGCCTGGGTTTTGCCACGGTCTACTTGCAGGGCACTAACTTGGGTTCCACCACCAACGAGCAGGGCAATTATCAAATCTCGAATCTAGACGCGGGCAAGTACACACTGGTGTTTCAGTTTGTGGGCTACAAAAGCCAGAACAAGGAAATTGAAATCACTGACAGCCCCGAGCCGCTGGTCATCAACATGCAACTCTTGCCAGACGTCTATAATTTAAACGAGGTGCGCGTGAGTTTGAGCGGCAAAGACCCGGCTTACGGTATTATGCAGCAGGCCATCGCCAAACGGAATTACCACCTCAAAGAAGTGGAGGCTTACACCGCCCAGGTGTACATTAAAGGCTTGCAGCGCTTGCTCAACGTGCCCAAGCGTGTGCTGGGTGTGATAAAAGTGCCGGCGGGCCTCAAACCGGGTATTCTGTATCTGTCAGAGTCGGTGGCCGAGCTTAATTTCATGCAGCCCAACAAGTTCCGGGAGCGCATGATTTCGTCTAAGGTGAGCGGCAACAGCCGGGCGTTCAGTTTCAACAAAGCCTCAGATTTCAGCCTGAATTTCTACCAGAGTTTGATTAAGGCCCAGGGCATAAATGAACGCGGGTTTGTATCACCCCTGGCGGGAAATGCCATGTTATTCTACCGCTATGAACTGATGGGCAGCACCCAGAACAACGGCCAACTGGTGCATCGCATCAAAGTCACGCCCATCAGAAAACATGATCCCGTGTTCACGGGCTACGTCTACATTGTGGAAGGCTCCTGGCGGCTGCACAGCTTAAATCTCTTTCTGACCAAAAACCAGCAGGAATTTGTAGACACCTTGCGCGTGACGCAGCAATTCACGCCCGCGCCCGGCAATGTGTGGGTGTTGCAGTCACAGAAATTCACTTTTGACTTAGAGGGCTACGGCTTTAAAGGCAACGGCTATTTTCTGGCGGTGTACAGCAAATACAAAGTAAGACCGGCGGCGTTTGTGCCCAAAGAAGCCGCCCCTGCGCCCGCCACTGTACCCGCCACGCCAGAACCGCCCCTTGCCGCTTCCGCTCCTTCTGCCAGAAAACCCACCAGAAAAGAACTCAAAACCCAGAAAAAAACCGTGGCAGCAGACGGTGTGCCCACGGCTGATTTCTTCAAGAAAAAGGAAGTGCTGGTGATAGAGAAGGAAGCCAATACCCAAGACACTTCGTATTGGAACGATGTCAGGCCCGTACCGCTCACCGAGGAAGAAGTAACCGATTACCAGGTGAAAGACAGCCTGCAGGTCATCAAAGAATCACAACCTTACAAAGACTCACTGGACCAGGAGAATAACAAGTTGGGCGTCTCTGATTTGCTATTGTCGGGGTACTCGTACCGGAACTCGTTTGCCCGCACCAGCTTCACCATTGACCCTATTACCCAAATCTGGCAGTACAACACCGTGGAAGGTCTGGTGGCCAATCTGCGCATTGGCTACACCAAACGCTTTGAAGACCGCCGCAGCTACACGCTTTCGCCCACGCTGCGGTACGGGTTTAAAAGCAAAAAAGCCTACGGCCAGTTGTCTGGTTCTTACAACTATGATTTGGTGAACCGCCGAAGCGTGGGTTTTGACGGTGGCCACTTCGTGAGCCAGTTCAACGGTGCCAACCCCATTACGCCGTTCATCAACTCGGTGTATACTTTGCTGGTGGAGGAAAATTACCAGAAACTCTACCAACGCGACTTTCTGCGCCTCTGGCATAATCGGGAACTGCTGAACGGGCTTTCGGCCACCATTACGCTGGAGTACGCCCAACGCAGCATGTTGCAGAACAATACCAATTTCACGCTGCGTGACCGCGATCACAAGGTTTTCACCCCCAATGAACCCGTCAACGCCGAAATCGCCAGCACCGCCTTTGACAGAAACCAAACCTTGGGCATGTACCTGTCTTTCTCCTATAGGCCGGGGGTACAGTACATTTCGCACCCAGACCGCAAGATTAACCTGGGTTCTAAATGGCCTACCTTTACTTTACTGTACCAGAAGGGCATTCCTAACGTGCTGGGCAGTGACACCGACTATGATTTCCTGTCTTTGGGCATGCGCGATGACCTGCAATTAGGCTTGTTGGGTACCAGTACTTATTCTGTGAACGTGGGCAAGTTTCTGCGCAACAACAAACTATATTTTATGGATTTCCGGCATTTTGAGGGCAACCGCACCATTTTGTCCGGGGATTTCAGCGGGTTTCAGTTGCTGGATTATTACCGCTACAGCACCAAACAAAGCTACATAGAGGCGCATTACAGCCATTTCTTCAATGGGTTCATCCTCAACAAAATTCCGCTGCTGCGCAAACTCAAATGGCAGGAAGTGGGCAGCTTGAACTACCTGCATACCAAAGCCGCAGGCCATTACCTGGAACTGGGCGTGGGCATTGAGCACGTGTTCAAAATCTTCAGGGTAGATTTCCTGACCGGGTTCCAGGAGCGCCAGAAAGTAAGCTCCGGCATTAGGATTGGGTATGGGTTCTAA
- a CDS encoding DMT family transporter codes for MTKGVQFMLLSTFFFALMNVCVKFLTHLPPMEIVLFRSIISLTLSYAMLRRAKVIPWGNRKLILMGRGLAGGLSLLFYYTTLQNIPLAGAVTIQYLAPIFTALLGVFIAKEKVAPWQWVFFLVSFAGVLVIEGVDTRISSYYLMIGVASALLSGLAYNSVRKLSETEHPLVIVFYFPLVSLPLSLLFCVFDWVPPRAEDWLWLVLIGLLTQLGQYFMTRSYQVEKLARVANLNYIGILYALALGFVFFGETFPVGAYVGIALVLLGVLLNMWYSKRLRLKEAAQAT; via the coding sequence ATGACCAAAGGGGTGCAGTTCATGCTGCTGTCTACGTTTTTTTTCGCGTTGATGAACGTGTGCGTGAAATTTTTGACGCACCTGCCGCCCATGGAAATTGTGCTGTTTAGGTCAATTATCTCGCTCACGCTGAGTTATGCCATGCTGCGCCGCGCCAAGGTGATTCCGTGGGGAAACCGCAAACTAATCTTGATGGGCCGTGGGCTGGCGGGCGGGCTTTCCTTGTTGTTTTACTATACCACCTTGCAGAACATTCCGCTGGCCGGGGCCGTGACTATTCAGTATTTGGCACCCATTTTCACGGCCTTGCTGGGCGTGTTCATTGCCAAGGAGAAAGTGGCGCCGTGGCAGTGGGTGTTTTTTCTGGTGTCGTTTGCGGGCGTGTTGGTGATTGAAGGCGTAGATACGCGCATTTCCAGTTATTATCTGATGATTGGCGTGGCCAGTGCGCTGCTGTCGGGGTTGGCGTATAATTCGGTGCGCAAGTTAAGCGAGACTGAGCACCCGCTGGTGATTGTGTTTTACTTTCCGTTGGTGTCTTTGCCGCTATCTTTGCTGTTCTGCGTGTTTGACTGGGTACCGCCAAGGGCGGAAGATTGGCTTTGGCTGGTCCTGATTGGTTTGCTTACGCAGTTGGGGCAGTATTTCATGACCAGGAGTTACCAGGTAGAAAAACTGGCGCGGGTGGCCAACCTCAACTACATCGGTATTCTGTACGCGCTGGCGCTGGGGTTTGTGTTCTTCGGGGAAACGTTTCCGGTGGGCGCGTATGTAGGCATTGCCTTGGTACTGTTGGGCGTGCTGTTGAACATGTGGTACAGCAAAAGACTCAGACTAAAAGAAGCCGCGCAGGCAACCTGA
- a CDS encoding regulatory protein RecX: MFSPKKKKTYTPKEALPKIAAYCAYQERTQNEVRAKLLDYGLELDDAEEIIIRLTQEKLLDEERYAQSFVRGKYGLKRWGRRKIQQGLKAKGISDFCIRKGLQEIDPDQYYENLLHLLEKKNKTEGERNPMARRQKIQYFLQSKGYELDIIQDAWKELGL, from the coding sequence GTGTTCTCTCCCAAGAAAAAGAAAACCTACACGCCCAAAGAAGCGCTGCCCAAGATTGCGGCGTATTGCGCCTACCAGGAACGCACGCAGAACGAGGTGCGCGCCAAACTGCTGGACTATGGGCTGGAGTTAGACGATGCCGAGGAAATCATCATCAGGCTCACGCAGGAGAAACTGCTGGACGAGGAACGCTACGCGCAGTCCTTCGTGCGCGGGAAATACGGTCTCAAACGCTGGGGAAGGCGCAAGATTCAGCAAGGCCTCAAAGCCAAAGGCATCTCAGACTTCTGCATCAGAAAAGGCCTGCAAGAAATTGACCCCGACCAATACTATGAAAACCTGCTGCACCTCCTGGAAAAGAAAAACAAGACAGAAGGCGAACGCAACCCCATGGCCCGTCGCCAGAAAATCCAATACTTTCTGCAAAGCAAAGGCTATGAACTAGACATCATCCAAGACGCCTGGAAGGAATTGGGGCTTTAA
- a CDS encoding DUF4230 domain-containing protein — MRLLYILRKLIPWLLIFLVAFFGWRACQGPLGDLFFAKKEPTVEVTHNTILTKIEEMGKLELVRFNFKDVVEYKKEVSRFLPDSKVALIVGGEAVGCIDLQKLQASDLQFIGDSVLHISLPAPEICYYRIDHTQSKVFGKENTYFKDAELVDEGYKYAEANVKQAALNSGILKQTSINAEKILKPMLENMTGRKVYLMPREIMAAPPVPKKR; from the coding sequence ATGCGACTTCTCTATATCCTCCGTAAACTGATTCCGTGGTTACTTATCTTTTTGGTGGCGTTCTTCGGCTGGCGCGCTTGTCAGGGGCCGTTGGGCGATTTATTCTTCGCAAAAAAAGAGCCTACCGTGGAAGTCACGCACAACACCATTCTCACCAAGATTGAGGAGATGGGCAAGTTGGAGTTGGTGCGCTTCAACTTCAAAGACGTGGTGGAATACAAGAAAGAAGTCTCACGGTTTCTGCCAGATTCTAAAGTGGCGTTGATTGTGGGCGGCGAAGCGGTGGGCTGCATTGACCTCCAGAAATTACAGGCCAGCGATCTGCAGTTTATTGGCGATTCAGTGCTGCACATCAGTTTACCCGCACCAGAGATTTGCTATTACCGCATTGACCACACGCAGTCCAAAGTGTTCGGGAAGGAGAACACGTATTTCAAAGATGCTGAGTTGGTAGACGAAGGCTACAAATACGCCGAGGCCAACGTGAAACAGGCGGCCCTGAACAGCGGTATTTTAAAGCAAACCTCCATCAACGCAGAGAAAATCCTGAAGCCCATGCTGGAGAACATGACCGGCCGGAAGGTGTACCTGATGCCTAGGGAAATTATGGCTGCCCCGCCAGTTCCTAAGAAACGGTAA
- a CDS encoding 1-aminocyclopropane-1-carboxylate deaminase/D-cysteine desulfhydrase: MPTPLQTLHDSLLSEKKVTLSVLREDLLHPTIPGNKWRKLKYNLQAAREQHCNTLVTFGGAFSNHIAAVAAAGKEFGFATVGYIRGEETLPLNPTLQFAKSCGMELRYLSREEYQLKDDSRFRAQNLKPSPNQFLLPEGGTNQLAVRGCTEIVTEITAPWDVLCVAAGTGGTLAGLIAGAEGRGQIIGFPALKGGDFLRSEVAGLVQEFSVQPYDNWELQTDFHFGGYAKHTPELLAFIQNFYNKHGILLDPVYTGKVLFGVFDLIQQDYFSEGTKIIAVHTGGLQGWAGFKQRYRLDWPGEDLMP; this comes from the coding sequence ATGCCCACGCCGCTCCAGACCTTACATGATTCGTTGCTTTCTGAGAAGAAAGTGACCTTGTCGGTGCTGCGCGAAGATTTGCTGCATCCCACCATTCCTGGGAACAAATGGCGTAAACTGAAATACAACCTGCAGGCGGCGCGGGAACAGCATTGTAACACGCTGGTGACGTTTGGCGGAGCGTTCTCCAACCATATTGCTGCCGTAGCCGCTGCCGGAAAAGAGTTTGGGTTTGCCACCGTGGGCTATATCAGGGGCGAGGAAACACTGCCGCTCAACCCTACTTTGCAGTTCGCCAAAAGCTGCGGCATGGAACTGCGCTATCTTTCCCGCGAGGAATACCAACTGAAAGATGATTCCCGTTTTCGGGCTCAAAACCTGAAACCGAGCCCAAACCAGTTCTTGTTACCAGAAGGCGGCACCAATCAATTAGCCGTGCGGGGCTGCACCGAGATTGTCACGGAAATCACTGCGCCATGGGACGTGCTCTGCGTGGCCGCGGGCACCGGCGGAACCTTGGCTGGCCTAATTGCAGGTGCAGAGGGCCGAGGGCAAATCATCGGGTTCCCCGCATTAAAAGGCGGCGATTTTCTACGTTCAGAAGTGGCGGGGTTAGTGCAGGAATTCTCTGTCCAGCCATATGATAATTGGGAGTTGCAGACAGATTTCCACTTCGGCGGTTACGCCAAACACACCCCAGAATTGCTGGCCTTTATTCAAAACTTCTATAACAAGCACGGCATTTTGCTTGACCCGGTGTACACCGGAAAAGTGCTGTTTGGCGTGTTTGACTTGATTCAGCAGGATTACTTTTCGGAAGGAACTAAGATTATTGCCGTGCATACCGGTGGGCTGCAAGGCTGGGCTGGGTTCAAGCAGCGGTATAGATTAGATTGGCCAGGAGAGGATTTGATGCCGTAA